The Ignavibacteria bacterium genomic sequence AGCCATTTTTTATAATTTCCATTTATATTATCCTTTCTTCAATGTTATTACCTGCAAAATATCATATTATTTCAGTGTACGAATAATCATCTTCATAGTTAAAGACATTTCGTGAGCGCTTTATCCGCAAACAGATGATATATATTTGAGAATATAAAACCACTGTGAGCTCTTTGCACGCTACTAGCTTCACCAACTCTGCCTGGATGGGCCGATGGTTATTTCATTAACTGTTGTGTCTTCAGGCTGATCTATTGCATACGCTACAACATCAGCTATACGGTCTGCCGGAATACCATACTGATCATAGAGTGCGGTCATTCCCTGGGCCATATTTTTATCAGTAATCGTATCCAATAATTCGGTGTTAATTGCGGCAGGATAAATTGTCGTCGTACGAATATTGGTTCCTTCCTGCGCAGACTCCATGCGCAGCACTTCCATGAAATCACGTACAAACCATTTTGTCCCGCCATAGACCGCACCGCCCGGGTAACTCTTTAATCCGGCAACCGATGAGGTTGTAATAACATGTCCTGACTTTTGGCTTACAAACTGTGGCAACACAGCTGCAACGCCATTTAGAACACCTTTGATATTGACATCAACCATTTGATTCCATTCACTGGTTTTCAATGCAGAAAGCGGAGAATTCGGCATAAGTCCGGCATTCAAAAAAATGGAATCGATCTTTCCATATTTTTTCATGGCAAGTTCAACAATATTTGTGTTGTCCGATGGTTTAACTACATTCATAATTTGGTAGATTGCCTGTCCCCCGGTTCTTTGAATTTCATCAACCAAGGTTTTTAATTTTTGCTCACGGCGTGCGCCTAAAACAACTTTAGCGCCCTTAGCTGCAAGCAGTTTTGCAGTTGCCTCACCAATTCCTGATGATGCACCTGTAATAATCACAACTTTATCCTTAATCATAATATAACTCCCTTAAATTTCGAGGTTTTTATTCCAGCCATAAATGATTCATCATAGTAAATGAGTTTATCATTACACTACTAAAATAAGAATTCAAGATTCGCTGGACGTATACAAAAGGCGGAATTACTTATACATTTTTACGGGCAGTTAAACGGTTCCTTTTATAAGGAGAAAGGATTCCCATTGTTATTCAAAAATAAAATAATCATTTCACCCTTGGCTTTTATTGAGAAGTTTATTTTGATGAAATAGCTTGAAGTGATATTTAGTTCAAGCCCTTGAAGATTCTTCCTTTGAGGGCTTTTTTGTTGAAAAATATTTAGGACATTTTTAGGACATCGACTAATCAGAAATGCCCAAAACAGCCTGAATTCCAGACATTTCAAGGGGCTGCGGAAAATCTCCCCCTTTCCGCATATAAAAACTCAAAGACGGATTAAAAACGTTTTTGAGCTTTTTTCTCAAAGTAACACCCATTACTACGCCATAACTCTCCTGTTTTACCAAT encodes the following:
- a CDS encoding SDR family oxidoreductase, whose translation is MIKDKVVIITGASSGIGEATAKLLAAKGAKVVLGARREQKLKTLVDEIQRTGGQAIYQIMNVVKPSDNTNIVELAMKKYGKIDSIFLNAGLMPNSPLSALKTSEWNQMVDVNIKGVLNGVAAVLPQFVSQKSGHVITTSSVAGLKSYPGGAVYGGTKWFVRDFMEVLRMESAQEGTNIRTTTIYPAAINTELLDTITDKNMAQGMTALYDQYGIPADRIADVVAYAIDQPEDTTVNEITIGPSRQSW